A single Phragmites australis chromosome 4, lpPhrAust1.1, whole genome shotgun sequence DNA region contains:
- the LOC133915731 gene encoding acidic leucine-rich nuclear phosphoprotein 32-related protein 2-like, translated as MAAASEDDAAWERAIAAASKNATSSSSAPKSLALDGAVKSSTGRLPSPALLERFASSLEELSAAGARLSSLAGLPRLPALRRLSLPDNRLSGAATLVAVAEACGATLRHLDLGNNRFAEVDELAPLAKLGLETLDLYQCPVTKVKSYREKVFALISSLKYLDGADAEGNERLETDDEEDDEEDDEEGEEGEEGGEEEGEEGGEEDDREEEEGDEEDGEDGEGDEEDEEGDEEAEDEEDEAEENEPNADVEGRLENGSKAGSSLPNKRKRDNEDGNTGDN; from the exons ATGGCCGCCGCCAGCGAGGACGACGCAGCGTGGGAGCGCGcaatcgccgccgcctccaagaacgccacctcctcctcctccgcgcccAAGTCCCTTGCCCTCGACGGCGCCGTCAAGTCCTCCACGGGCCGCCTCCCCTCGCCAGCCCTCCTTGAGCGCTTTGCCTCCTCCCTCGAGGAGctctccgccgccggcgcccgCCTCTCCTCTCTCGCGGGCTTGCCCCGCCTCCCAGCGCTCCGCCGTCTCTCGCTCCCGGACAACCGCCTCTCCGGCGCCGCCAccctcgtcgccgtcgcggaggCCTGCGGCGCCACGCTGCGCCACCTCGACCTGGGCAACAACCGCTTCGCCGAGGTCGACGAGCTCGCGCCGCTAGCCAAGCTCGGGCTCGAGACGCTCGACTTGTACCAGTGCCCCGTCACCAAGGTGAAAAGCTACAGGGAGAAGGTGTTTGCGCTGATTTCGAGCTTGAAGTATCTGGATGGCGCAGACGCCGAGGGTAACGAGCGTTTGGAGACGGATGACGAagaggacgatgaggaggacgacgaggagggagaggagggcgaagagggaggagaagaggagggcgaagagggaggagaagaggatgatagggaggaagaggaaggggatgaagaagatggcgaGGATGGGGAAGGGGATGAAGAAGACGAAGAAGGTGACGAGGAG GCTGAAGACGAAGAGGATGAAGCTGAGGAGAACGAACCTAATGCTGATGTAGAAGGCAGGCTGGAAAATGGAAGCAAAGCAGGGTCTTCTCTGCCAAACAAGAGGAAAAGGGATAATGAAGATGGCAACACTGGAGACAACTAA
- the LOC133914205 gene encoding probable BOI-related E3 ubiquitin-protein ligase 3, protein MAVEAHHLLHTGTGGQKLTTHAGWASTAPATGRHACYGREIAVGVPSQQGYQHSCMGLVAPAPPPLMGQYGHLCAADAAESGVTFGGAQEVAPRKRRRAEHGGELPVLGLGSADVAAHFQQQLVDVDRLVLHHTAKMWAELTEQRRWQARQVVAAVEAAAAKLLRAKHEELERIGRLNWALEEQVKSLYVEAQVWRDLAQSNEAAANAVRCQLQQALDAQARRGVGAGADDAESCFCGDNDVAGGTGAGEEEAGGTTGRARCKVCGEGAAEVLLLPCRHLCACAPCAAAARACPACGCAKNGSVRVNLS, encoded by the exons ATGGCCGTCGAAGCGCACCACCTACTCCACACAGGAACAGGTGGACAGAAACTAACAACCCACGCGGGTTGGGCGAGCACGGCGCCTGCGACGGGGCGGCATGCTTGTTACGGCAGGGAGATCGCGGTGGGGGTGCCGAGCCAGCAGGGGTACCAGCACTCGTGCATGGGCCTGGTcgctccggcgccgccgccgctgatggGGCAGTACGGGCACCTGTgcgcggcggacgcggcggagAGCGGCGTCACGTTCGGAGGTGCACAGGAAGTGGCGCCCAGGAAGCGGAGGCGCGCCGAGCACGGCGGGGAGCTGCCGGTTCTCGGGCTCGGCTCGGCCGATGTGGCGGCGCACTTCCAACAGCAGTTGGTCGACGTTGACCGCCTCGTGCTCCACCAC ACGGCGAAGATGTGGGCGGAGCTGACGGAGCAGAGGCGGTGGCAGGCGAGGCAGGTTGTGGCCGCCGTGGAGGCCGCAGCGGCGAAGCTGCTGCGCGCCAAGCACGAGGAGCTCGAGCGGATCGGGAGGCTCAACTGGGCCCTTGAAGAGCAGGTCAAGAGCCTGTACGTGGAAGCGCAGGTGTGGCGCGACCTCGCGCAGTCCAACGAGGCCGCGGCCAACGCGGTCCGTTGCCAGCTGCAGCAGGCGCTCGACGCCCAGGCGCGCCGCGGCGTCGGAGCCGGCGCCGACGACGCCGAGTCGTGCTTCTGCGGGGACAACGACGTGGCCGGAGGCACGGGagccggcgaggaggaggcgggtgGGACGACGGGCCGCGCGAGGTGCAAGGTGTGCGGAGAGGGCGCGGCCGAGGTGCTGCTCCTGCCGTGCCGGCACCTGTGCGCGTGCGCGCCGTGCGCGGCCGCGGCGCGGGCGTGCCCAGCGTGCGGGTGCGCCAAGAATGGCAGCGTCCGCGTCAACTTATCGTGA